A single Pagrus major chromosome 19, Pma_NU_1.0 DNA region contains:
- the amer2 gene encoding APC membrane recruitment protein 2, whose product MEVQSECVEPPVAPQCDPQPTGKINKAAFKLFGKRRTGSGMASFFSFRNKGATNSGNNVNSDNGNSLNGNSSAASVELVRSKTHDGLTGSNNDADGRRGEGLASLEAGPVRSLSKSLSFFSLLRRGSFRSSENGGAGLVRRGRGLKGFFSSMRWRRKEKTNEGEGEEVERRREKDGDVADSEKVKDITLTLEPPPHHHQEDCGNAETEPNLETPTTSATMTPPHCVAMPGPSGEPDSPFPYTPTDSPLRPPIQKAKASISSLTPSLATPPLDRCSTGDPPSEPSVDRLCSLLFTDVTSLKSFDSLTGCGDIIADADEEGPVGNGGSGTSSSSSGGGGGSVGASAGRAVGITSAMTRGSPTKTSLPSQLTQPMFSVSTSSVPSSLPARARAPPPPQQHPSGSGVVAYMGGGEEMASPEGVDDADMQGLWHMLPSTGDNSPALPRLHQPPSSTPTSTYPPRATSGLMSSHLPSASRSADRKVPQVKALGLSKIPVVGGAGSRAAKPPLPHTHGRLPTSPGEKEPLSDEGYWDTPSATPTATPDESGLQRNERMALSRDSCSGDHLYDLYNDPEGEDEEQEGDRNTTPSPSSEYKLSPTSQTTPPSSSSSSSFRSMKGSTSLPRESKIPVSSSKTPPPHSASQSALSSVLEAESPPPKMDAPPPARTRIPVSKVPVRRSGNKPGRGTAHKK is encoded by the coding sequence ATGGAGGTGCAGTCGGAGTGTGTGGAGCCTCCTGTGGCCCCTCAGTGTGACCCCCAGCCCACAGGGAAGATCAACAAAGCTGCCTTCAAACTCTTCGGAAAGCGGCGCACCGGCTCGGGAATGGCTAGCTTCTTCTCCTTCAGGAACAAAGGGGCTACAAACAGCGGGAACAACGTGAATTCTGACAATGGGAATTCTTTGAATGGAAACAGCTCAGCGGCGTCAGTGGAACTCGTTAGGAGCAAAACCCACGATGGACTAACGGGCTCGAACAACGATGCTGATGGACGGAGAGGGGAGGGGCTTGCCAGCCTGGAGGCGGGACCGGTGAGGTCTCTCAGCAAATCGCTGAGTTTCTTCTCTCTACTCCGACGTGGGAGTTTTAGGTCTAGTGAAAATGGAGGGGCGGGGCTTGTTCGGAGAGGGAGGGGCCTAAAGGGCTTTTTCAGCAGCATGCGATGGAGACGCAAGGAAAAAACAAacgagggagagggggaggaggtggagagaaggCGGGAGAAGGATGGGGATGTTGCTGACTCTGAAAAGGTAAAGGATATTACGCTCACTCTTGAACCCCCTCCGCATCATCACCAAGAGGATTGTGGGAATGCAGAGACAGAACCTAACCTAGAGACTCCCACTACTAGTGCTACCATGACACCCCCACACTGTGTTGCCATGCCAGGGCCATCTGGTGAGCCAGACTCCCCCTTTCCTTACACTCCCACTGACTCGCCACTGCGCCCTCCCATCCAAAAAGCCAAAGCTTCAATTTCCAGCctcactccctccctcgctACGCCCCCTTTGGATCGCTGCAGCACGGGCGACCCACCTTCGGAGCCCTCGGTGGATcgcctctgctctctcctcttcactGACGTCACATCCCTTAAGAGCTTTGATTCACTGACAGGCTGCGGTGACATTATTGCTGACGCAGACGAGGAGGGGCCAGTGGGTAATGGGGGCAGtggcaccagcagcagcagcagtgggggaggaggggggagtgtGGGAGCGAGTGCTGGCAGAGCTGTTGGTATCACCAGTGCCATGACTCGTGGCTCCCCAACCAAAACCTCTCTACCTTCCCAGCTGACACAGcccatgttttctgtttccacaAGCTCAGTGCCTTCCTCCCTCCCAGCCCGGGCCCGGGCACCGCCTCCACCGCAGCAGCACCCTTCCGGTAGTGGTGTAGTGGCCTACATGGGTGGAGGGGAAGAAATGGCAAGTCCAGAAGGAGTGGACGATGCAGACATGCAGGGGCTCTGGCACATGCTGCCCTCTACAGGTGACAACTCCCCTGCTTTGCCCCGATTGCACCAACCTCCCTCTtccacccccacctccactTATCCCCCACGTGCCACCTCCGGCCTTATGAGCAGCCACCTGCCCTCAGCCTCCAGGAGTGCAGACCGAAAGGTACCCCAGGTGAAGGCATTGGGACTCAGTAAGATTCCAGTAGTTGGCGGGGCAGGAAGTCGGGCAGCAAAACcccctctccctcacacacatgGCCGCCTTCCCACATCCCCTGGTGAAAAAGAGCCACTTAGTGATGAGGGCTACTGGGACACTCCCTCAGCAACACCCACAGCAACACCTGATGAGAGCGGGCTGCAACGTAACGAGAGGATGGCCCTGTCACGCGACAGTTGCTCTGGAGACCACCTATACGACCTCTACAATGACCctgaaggagaagatgaagagcAGGAGGGAGATCGAAACACtactccctctccatcctctgaATACAAACTGAGCCCCACCTCCCAAAcaactcctccttcctcctcctcgtcttcctccttcCGATCAATGAAAGGCAGCACTAGCCTTCCTCGGGAATCGAAAATCCCAGTAAGCAGCAGTAAAACGCCACCTCCCCACTCTGCAAGCCAGTCAGCCCTTTCCTCTGTTCTGGAAGCCGAGTCCCCTCCACCAAAGATGGATGCGCCTCCCCCTGCTCGCACCAGAATCCCTGTATCAAAGGTGCCCGTTCGTCGTTCTGGAAACAAACCTGGCAGAGGAACAGCCCACAAGAAGTAG